A window of the Caldisalinibacter kiritimatiensis genome harbors these coding sequences:
- a CDS encoding gluconeogenesis factor YvcK family protein, with product MALYKWLKPGLGLKRWIVLGIFGLILFSYGVSPVFSQEVEFGDNLFMYIIGLIIGLILIIFSIKNGIGYLLTVVNKCKYEVSIDNKFVNDTLYKKKVLSKGPKIVAIGGGTGLSILLRGLKEYSSNITAIVTVADDGGGSGVLREDLGMLPPGDIRNCILALADTEPIMEKLLQYRFKEGKLKGQSFGNLFLAAMDGICGNFESAVKEMSNVLAVTGKVLPMTLEDVTLYAKLENDKVIKGESNIPIVNKDTGSKIERVFIKPEKSYPLKEAVEAIKEADVIVLGPGSLYTSVIPNLLVKDIVKYIDDSDALKIYISNVMTQPGETDDYSVLDHVNAILRHTKKNILDYVITNNEDIPKSTLEKYYEDGAKPVTLSLEDEEALKNMNIGVIKDKLVDIKKDYIRHDALRLSEIIVDLVVNKSKPKYK from the coding sequence ATGGCACTTTATAAGTGGTTAAAACCAGGTTTAGGGCTAAAAAGATGGATTGTGTTGGGGATATTTGGGTTAATATTATTCTCATATGGAGTATCTCCTGTATTTTCACAAGAAGTTGAATTTGGTGACAATTTATTTATGTATATAATAGGTTTAATAATTGGATTAATTTTAATTATTTTTTCGATAAAAAATGGAATTGGTTATTTGCTTACGGTAGTAAATAAATGTAAGTATGAAGTTAGTATAGATAATAAATTTGTTAATGATACTTTATACAAAAAGAAAGTATTGAGCAAAGGGCCTAAAATAGTTGCGATAGGTGGAGGAACAGGACTTTCAATTTTACTTAGAGGACTTAAGGAGTATTCATCTAACATAACGGCTATAGTTACAGTAGCAGATGATGGTGGAGGTTCTGGAGTCTTAAGGGAAGATTTAGGGATGCTGCCTCCAGGTGACATAAGAAACTGTATATTGGCACTAGCTGATACTGAACCTATAATGGAAAAATTGCTACAATATAGGTTTAAAGAAGGTAAGCTCAAAGGACAGAGTTTTGGAAATCTATTTCTAGCAGCAATGGACGGTATATGTGGAAACTTTGAATCAGCTGTTAAAGAAATGAGTAATGTACTAGCTGTAACAGGAAAAGTTCTTCCTATGACTTTAGAAGATGTTACTTTGTATGCCAAACTAGAAAATGATAAAGTTATAAAGGGAGAATCAAACATACCTATAGTAAATAAAGATACTGGAAGCAAAATTGAACGAGTATTTATAAAACCAGAAAAAAGTTATCCATTAAAAGAAGCTGTAGAAGCGATTAAAGAAGCAGATGTGATAGTTTTAGGCCCTGGTAGTTTATATACTAGTGTTATACCTAACCTTTTAGTAAAGGATATAGTTAAATATATAGATGATTCTGATGCACTTAAAATATATATATCAAATGTTATGACACAGCCTGGGGAAACTGATGATTATAGTGTATTAGACCATGTTAATGCAATCTTAAGACATACAAAAAAGAATATATTAGATTATGTTATAACTAACAATGAAGATATACCTAAAAGTACATTAGAAAAATACTATGAAGACGGAGCTAAACCAGTAACCTTATCTCTTGAAGATGAGGAAGCTCTAAAAAATATGAATATCGGAGTAATAAAGGATAAATTAGTTGATATTAAAAAAGATTATATAAGACACGATGCATTACGGTTAAGTGAAATTATTGTTGATTTGGTGGTTAATAAGAGTAAACCAAAATATAAATAA
- a CDS encoding ABC transporter ATP-binding protein, whose protein sequence is MDKILLKVKNLKTYFYTEDGVVPAVDGVNFHINVGETLGVVGESGCGKSVTAMSILKLIPTPPGSIEDGEILFLENNLVNFNEKEMRKIRGNDISMIFQEPMTSLNPVFTVGNQIMEVLRLHRKVNKEEAKKITIELLEKVGIPRAEKVFDEYPHSLSGGMRQRAMIAMALACNPKLLIADEPTTALDVTIQAQILELMKELQKEYSTSIMFITHDLGVIAEMADRVVVMYAGHVVEEGNVMDLFDEPLHPYTKGLMQSKPDLCTSEKRLHTIRGIVPNPSKKPKGCTFNPRCEFATDKCREVEPKLIKIGDNRKVKCWLYDESVVNHNE, encoded by the coding sequence GTGGATAAGATATTACTAAAAGTAAAAAACTTAAAAACCTATTTTTACACAGAAGATGGTGTGGTACCAGCTGTAGATGGTGTTAATTTCCATATAAATGTAGGAGAAACTCTCGGAGTGGTTGGAGAATCAGGTTGTGGCAAAAGTGTTACTGCAATGTCCATTCTTAAATTAATACCAACACCTCCAGGAAGCATAGAAGATGGAGAAATATTGTTTTTAGAAAATAATTTAGTTAATTTTAATGAAAAGGAAATGAGAAAAATTAGAGGTAATGATATATCAATGATATTTCAAGAGCCAATGACTTCTCTTAATCCTGTATTTACGGTAGGAAATCAAATAATGGAAGTTTTAAGACTGCATAGAAAAGTGAATAAAGAAGAAGCGAAAAAGATAACTATAGAACTATTAGAAAAGGTAGGGATTCCAAGAGCAGAAAAGGTTTTTGATGAGTATCCACATTCTTTAAGTGGAGGTATGAGACAAAGAGCAATGATTGCAATGGCATTAGCTTGTAATCCAAAGCTATTAATTGCAGATGAACCTACTACTGCTTTAGATGTAACTATTCAAGCACAAATACTTGAATTAATGAAAGAACTTCAAAAGGAATATAGTACGTCTATAATGTTTATAACTCACGATTTAGGTGTTATAGCTGAAATGGCAGATAGAGTAGTTGTAATGTATGCTGGGCATGTGGTTGAAGAAGGGAATGTAATGGACCTATTTGATGAGCCTTTACATCCATATACTAAAGGACTGATGCAATCCAAACCGGACCTTTGCACAAGTGAAAAAAGGTTACATACAATTAGGGGAATAGTTCCAAATCCCTCTAAAAAGCCAAAGGGATGTACTTTTAATCCTAGGTGTGAGTTTGCTACTGATAAATGCAGAGAAGTAGAGCCTAAGTTAATAAAAATTGGAGATAATAGAAAAGTTAAGTGTTGGCTTTATGATGAAAGTGTGGTGAATCATAATGAGTGA
- a CDS encoding peptide-binding protein, whose translation MLKKVFTLLLVFSLTVSLVLVGCSNDTTKTDQKEATETEIENETGTESETENEAEKEESKKTNNPALKRGNILTVAQDDFDGKFNPILSSSVYDSNIVALIFDGLITNDPKGNPVPNVAKEWKISEDGKTYTFYLREGVKFHDGHELTAEDVKFTFETIAHPDYDGARWTAVADVVGAEEYRNGEADHIEGIEVVDDYTIKFTIKEVNAPKLINDFGYGIMPKHIYEFDTYTEFVSHNQNPIGCGPFKFKRYVVGQYVEVEAFDDYWGGRPKLDGIIVKYLPRDSRAAEAQTGDVDIVQIPAKDEEVEIATETGIADIKKHLGNSYGYAGFNLRLDKFKDKRVRQALTYGLNRKAFVKNYFGEFGDVANCPISPVSWAYTDEINKYEYNPEKAKELLKEAGWYDRDDDGWLENEAGEEFTIMWSTYTDSQYASQLISIAKENYKDLGIKMEAEFMEFNALVEKVYNNRDFEIYNMAWSLSIDPDPRGIFDKASDTPGGFNSIGYYNEEAEKLFEKGIKITDQEKRKEIYRRWAKIANDELPYIFISLSDDVWAVNKRVKNFEPGAYYDWTYQVKDIEVDY comes from the coding sequence ATGTTAAAAAAAGTATTTACTTTATTGCTTGTTTTTAGCTTGACTGTTTCTCTAGTATTAGTTGGCTGCTCAAATGATACAACAAAAACAGATCAAAAGGAAGCTACTGAAACCGAAATAGAAAATGAAACTGGAACAGAAAGTGAAACTGAAAACGAAGCTGAAAAAGAAGAATCTAAAAAAACTAATAATCCAGCTTTAAAGCGAGGAAATATTTTAACAGTAGCACAGGATGACTTTGATGGTAAATTTAATCCAATTCTATCTAGTAGTGTATATGATTCAAACATAGTAGCTTTAATATTTGATGGATTAATTACTAACGATCCTAAAGGAAATCCTGTTCCTAACGTTGCAAAGGAATGGAAAATTTCGGAAGATGGTAAGACTTACACATTTTATTTAAGAGAAGGTGTTAAGTTTCACGATGGACATGAACTAACTGCAGAAGATGTTAAATTTACATTTGAGACTATAGCTCATCCGGATTATGATGGAGCTAGATGGACTGCTGTTGCAGATGTTGTAGGTGCTGAAGAGTATAGAAATGGTGAAGCAGACCATATAGAAGGAATAGAAGTAGTTGATGATTATACAATCAAATTTACAATTAAAGAGGTTAATGCTCCTAAACTAATTAATGATTTTGGCTATGGTATAATGCCTAAACATATATATGAATTTGATACCTATACTGAATTTGTATCACATAATCAAAATCCAATAGGTTGTGGACCATTTAAGTTTAAACGATATGTAGTTGGTCAATATGTTGAAGTTGAAGCATTTGATGATTATTGGGGAGGAAGACCTAAATTAGATGGCATAATAGTTAAGTATTTACCAAGAGACAGTAGAGCTGCGGAAGCTCAAACAGGTGATGTAGATATAGTACAAATTCCGGCTAAGGATGAAGAGGTAGAAATAGCTACAGAAACAGGAATTGCAGATATTAAAAAACATTTAGGTAATTCCTATGGATATGCTGGATTCAATTTAAGATTAGATAAATTTAAAGACAAGAGGGTAAGGCAGGCATTGACCTATGGTTTAAATCGTAAAGCTTTTGTAAAGAATTATTTTGGTGAATTTGGAGACGTAGCTAATTGTCCTATTTCACCTGTATCTTGGGCTTATACAGATGAAATTAATAAGTATGAATATAATCCTGAAAAAGCAAAAGAGTTATTAAAAGAAGCAGGATGGTATGATAGAGATGATGATGGATGGCTAGAAAATGAAGCAGGTGAAGAGTTCACAATTATGTGGTCGACTTATACTGATTCTCAGTATGCAAGTCAGTTAATTTCCATAGCAAAAGAAAATTATAAAGACTTAGGAATAAAGATGGAAGCAGAGTTTATGGAATTTAATGCTCTTGTAGAAAAAGTTTATAATAATAGAGATTTTGAAATTTATAATATGGCATGGTCGCTTTCAATAGATCCTGATCCAAGGGGAATTTTTGATAAAGCTTCAGATACTCCTGGTGGATTTAATAGTATAGGTTACTACAATGAAGAAGCAGAAAAATTATTTGAAAAAGGTATAAAAATAACAGACCAAGAAAAACGTAAAGAAATTTATAGAAGATGGGCTAAGATAGCAAACGACGAGCTTCCATATATTTTTATAAGTTTATCTGATGACGTATGGGCTGTAAATAAACGTGTTAAAAACTTTGAACCAGGTGCATATTATGATTGGACATATCAAGTAAAAGATATCGAAGTTGATTATTAA
- the rapZ gene encoding RNase adapter RapZ gives MEFTVITGMSGAGKSQAMKVMEDIGYYCMDNLPPALLPKFAELCYDSKRTISKIAVVLDLRGGKFFNDLFNSLEKLKGSGFKYRILFLDASDEVIIKRYKELRRPHPLSPHGRVIDGIEEEREKLKEVRAKADYIIDTTSFTLGMLKEEIKKIFLEGKEAKSLTVSVLSFGFKHGIPIDADLVFDVRFLPNPHYIEELREFTGNDKQVQDYVMGWEHTRVFVEKLIDMLDFLIPYYIKEGKTQLVIGIGCTGGKHRSVTVANVLYERLKEKEHRVIINHRDCNKY, from the coding sequence ATGGAATTTACTGTGATAACTGGAATGTCAGGTGCAGGGAAAAGTCAGGCTATGAAAGTTATGGAGGATATCGGCTATTATTGTATGGATAATCTTCCTCCAGCTTTATTGCCTAAATTTGCAGAACTATGCTACGATTCAAAAAGAACTATAAGTAAAATTGCAGTAGTTTTAGATTTAAGAGGTGGTAAGTTTTTTAATGATTTATTTAATAGCTTAGAAAAATTGAAAGGGAGTGGGTTTAAGTATAGAATACTGTTTTTAGATGCTAGTGATGAGGTTATTATAAAGAGATATAAAGAACTTAGAAGACCTCATCCATTGAGTCCACATGGAAGAGTAATTGACGGTATAGAAGAAGAAAGGGAAAAATTGAAGGAAGTTAGAGCAAAAGCTGACTATATTATTGACACCACTAGTTTTACTCTAGGTATGCTGAAGGAAGAAATTAAAAAGATATTTCTAGAAGGAAAAGAAGCAAAAAGTCTTACAGTATCAGTGTTATCTTTTGGATTTAAACACGGAATACCTATAGATGCAGATTTAGTCTTTGACGTCCGCTTTTTACCTAATCCACATTACATTGAAGAGTTAAGAGAATTCACTGGCAACGACAAACAAGTACAGGACTATGTGATGGGATGGGAACATACTAGAGTATTTGTTGAAAAATTAATTGATATGTTGGATTTTCTAATTCCATATTATATAAAAGAAGGTAAAACACAATTAGTTATAGGGATAGGTTGTACCGGAGGAAAACATAGGTCTGTTACAGTAGCTAATGTCCTATATGAAAGATTAAAGGAAAAAGAACACAGAGTAATTATTAATCACAGAGACTGTAATAAATATTAA
- a CDS encoding PHP domain-containing protein encodes MRIFADYHTHTIYSHGKGTIKENVESAISKGLKEIAIADHGPSHIGFGVKKKNFIKMREEIDKLNQEYKDIKILLGVESNIISYDGTIDIDDDILKYLDILLVGFHFGAKPQTISDAYNIYVLNYLGRVSKSIAEKARFLNTKALINAINKYDIDIITHPGAKVDIDTKELAKAAAKRGTALEINASHGQLSLEYLKIAMTEKVKFVISSDAHTPKDVGNVEKAIQRAVSANLKADRIINAVE; translated from the coding sequence TTGAGAATTTTTGCTGATTATCATACACATACTATTTATAGTCATGGTAAAGGTACTATTAAAGAAAATGTTGAAAGTGCTATAAGTAAAGGATTAAAGGAAATAGCTATTGCTGACCATGGTCCTAGTCATATTGGTTTTGGAGTTAAGAAAAAAAATTTTATTAAAATGAGAGAAGAAATTGATAAGTTGAATCAAGAATATAAAGATATAAAGATACTTTTAGGGGTTGAATCTAACATTATAAGCTATGATGGTACTATAGATATAGATGATGACATATTAAAATATTTAGATATCTTACTAGTAGGATTTCATTTTGGAGCAAAGCCCCAAACTATAAGTGACGCATATAATATATATGTTCTTAATTACTTAGGAAGAGTATCAAAATCTATTGCCGAAAAAGCTAGATTTTTAAATACTAAGGCTCTTATCAATGCAATTAATAAGTATGATATTGATATAATAACTCATCCAGGAGCTAAGGTGGATATAGATACAAAAGAGTTAGCAAAGGCAGCAGCTAAGAGGGGGACAGCACTTGAGATTAATGCAAGTCACGGACAATTATCTTTAGAATATTTAAAAATAGCTATGACAGAGAAGGTTAAATTTGTGATAAGCAGTGATGCTCATACCCCTAAAGACGTTGGTAATGTGGAAAAGGCTATACAAAGGGCTGTTAGTGCTAACCTAAAAGCTGATAGAATAATAAACGCTGTAGAATAA
- a CDS encoding ABC transporter ATP-binding protein, whose protein sequence is MSENSALLKVNGLKKYFPIKSGVFQRTVGYIRAVDGVDFEINKGETMGLVGESGCGKSTIGRTLLRLLKATDGEVLFQDKSLFELNKKDLRKMRTEMQIVFQDPYSSLNPRMTVGEIVGEAIKEHKIANGNELVERVIKVLERCGLSKYHIKRYPHEFSGGQRQRICIARALALEPEFIVADEAVSALDVSIQSQIINLLMDLQEEMGLTYLFISHDLSVVRYISDKIAVMYLGKIVEYADKNELFENPIHPYTKALLSAIPISHPRDKKKKIILEGDIPSAANPPTGCRFHTRCPYATKICKENEPQYKNVGNGHYVACHLIN, encoded by the coding sequence ATGAGTGAAAACAGTGCATTATTGAAGGTTAACGGTTTAAAGAAGTATTTTCCTATTAAATCAGGGGTATTTCAGCGAACTGTTGGATATATAAGGGCTGTGGATGGTGTAGATTTCGAAATAAATAAAGGTGAAACAATGGGGCTCGTTGGTGAATCAGGATGTGGAAAATCTACAATAGGGAGAACTTTATTAAGATTATTAAAAGCTACCGATGGAGAAGTATTATTCCAAGATAAAAGTTTATTTGAATTAAATAAAAAGGATTTAAGAAAAATGAGAACAGAAATGCAGATTGTTTTTCAAGACCCTTATAGTTCTTTAAATCCTAGAATGACAGTTGGAGAAATAGTAGGTGAAGCTATTAAAGAACACAAAATAGCAAATGGTAATGAACTAGTAGAAAGGGTAATAAAAGTACTAGAAAGATGTGGGCTTAGTAAATATCATATAAAAAGATATCCACATGAGTTTAGTGGAGGGCAAAGACAAAGGATATGTATTGCTAGAGCTTTAGCCCTTGAACCTGAGTTTATAGTTGCTGATGAGGCAGTATCGGCATTAGATGTTTCAATACAGTCACAGATTATAAACTTACTTATGGACTTGCAGGAGGAAATGGGATTAACTTATTTGTTTATATCCCATGATTTAAGCGTTGTTAGGTACATAAGTGACAAAATAGCAGTTATGTATCTTGGTAAAATAGTAGAATATGCAGATAAAAATGAGTTATTTGAAAATCCAATACATCCTTATACAAAGGCTTTATTATCTGCTATTCCTATATCACATCCTAGAGATAAGAAGAAAAAAATAATTTTAGAGGGTGACATACCTAGTGCTGCAAACCCACCAACTGGCTGTAGATTTCATACAAGATGTCCTTATGCTACAAAAATATGTAAAGAAAATGAGCCACAATATAAGAATGTAGGCAATGGACATTATGTAGCATGTCACTTAATTAACTAG
- a CDS encoding tryptophanase: MYERMAEPYRIKMVEKIRLIPKEERERKIAEVGYNQFGLKAEDIFIDLLTDSGTGAMSDYQWAGIMLGDESYAGSRNFYNLQETVEDIIGYKYFVPTHQGRGAENVLFPILIKEGQYVLGNMHFDTTKAHIELKGGRAVNLIIDDAFETQKEHPFKGNFDIDKLVHFIEDKGPEKCAFILITVTCNSAGGQPVSMENIKKVKKVADKYGIRVFFDAARFAENAYFIKKREKGYENKSIKEIAREMFEYGDGLTMSAKKDGIVNIGGMIAIKDDEELFEKVRQSIIPIEGFPTYGGLSGRDMEALSRGLREVVEESYLQARIGQVEYLAKLLDEAGVPVQKPTGGHAVFVDAKKMLPHIPYHQFPAQSLCVELYKEAGVRGVEIGSFLLGRDPDTGEQLESPLELLRLTIPRRVYTNNHMDVVAEALINISKRKDQLKGYEFEYEPKVLRHFIARLKPIE, encoded by the coding sequence ATGTATGAAAGAATGGCTGAACCGTATAGAATAAAGATGGTAGAAAAAATTCGACTCATTCCTAAGGAAGAAAGAGAAAGAAAAATAGCGGAAGTTGGATATAATCAATTTGGACTTAAAGCAGAGGATATATTTATTGATTTATTAACTGATAGTGGTACAGGTGCTATGAGTGATTATCAATGGGCAGGCATTATGTTAGGTGACGAATCTTATGCCGGCAGTCGAAATTTTTACAATCTTCAAGAAACCGTAGAAGACATAATTGGATATAAATATTTTGTTCCAACGCATCAAGGTAGAGGAGCTGAAAACGTTTTATTTCCGATACTTATTAAGGAAGGACAGTATGTATTAGGAAATATGCATTTTGATACAACTAAAGCACATATAGAATTAAAAGGCGGAAGAGCAGTTAATTTGATAATAGATGATGCATTTGAAACTCAAAAGGAGCATCCATTTAAAGGTAATTTTGATATAGATAAGTTAGTTCACTTCATAGAGGATAAAGGACCAGAAAAATGTGCATTTATTTTAATCACAGTTACATGTAATAGTGCTGGTGGTCAGCCTGTATCAATGGAAAATATTAAAAAAGTAAAGAAAGTTGCTGATAAATATGGCATAAGGGTATTTTTTGATGCAGCTAGATTTGCAGAAAATGCATATTTTATTAAGAAAAGAGAGAAAGGTTACGAGAATAAATCTATTAAAGAAATTGCAAGGGAAATGTTCGAGTATGGCGATGGTTTAACTATGAGTGCTAAAAAGGACGGTATAGTAAATATAGGTGGAATGATAGCAATAAAAGACGATGAAGAACTGTTTGAAAAAGTAAGACAGTCAATAATCCCTATAGAAGGATTTCCTACTTACGGAGGATTATCTGGAAGGGATATGGAAGCGTTATCAAGAGGACTTAGAGAAGTAGTAGAAGAATCATATTTACAAGCTAGAATTGGTCAAGTTGAGTATTTAGCAAAGCTATTAGATGAAGCTGGTGTACCGGTACAGAAGCCGACAGGAGGGCATGCAGTATTTGTAGATGCTAAAAAAATGCTACCTCATATTCCATATCACCAATTTCCTGCTCAATCGTTATGTGTAGAGTTATATAAAGAAGCAGGAGTCAGAGGGGTTGAAATCGGTTCTTTCTTATTAGGGAGAGATCCAGACACAGGTGAACAATTAGAATCACCACTTGAATTGTTAAGATTAACTATTCCAAGAAGAGTATATACTAACAATCATATGGATGTAGTAGCTGAAGCATTAATTAATATATCAAAAAGAAAAGACCAGCTAAAGGGATATGAATTTGAATATGAACCAAAGGTATTAAGACACTTTATAGCTAGATTAAAACCTATTGAATAA
- a CDS encoding ABC transporter permease, with amino-acid sequence MQKYIVRRLLQTVPILFGITVFVFLIVHFTPGSPTGKMMDPNMTAAEKARIEEKFGLKKSLPEQYINWLGEVVRGNLGYSYKYGEPVKEVIQRHMWNTFYLALLALLLSLIVGIPVGILSATKQYSKLDYGFTVFALIGISIPSFFFGLLLIKIFAIDFKIFPISGMVTPGKDIVFPDIVPDILWHSILPAVVLGLGSAASFMRYTRSSMLEVIRQDYIRTARAKGLREKVVIYKHAFRNALIPIITLLGFWVPALFSGAVITEQVFGWPGMGKIGIMAVLDRDYPLILGVNLFLSFLTLIGNLLADIFYGVADPRIRYD; translated from the coding sequence ATGCAAAAGTATATTGTAAGAAGACTATTACAAACAGTTCCTATTTTGTTTGGGATTACAGTTTTTGTATTTTTAATTGTACACTTTACTCCAGGTAGTCCTACAGGTAAAATGATGGACCCTAACATGACAGCTGCTGAGAAGGCTAGGATTGAAGAAAAATTTGGGTTAAAGAAAAGTTTACCTGAACAGTACATAAATTGGTTAGGAGAAGTTGTAAGGGGAAATCTAGGATATTCCTATAAATATGGAGAGCCTGTGAAAGAAGTAATACAAAGACATATGTGGAATACATTTTATTTAGCATTATTGGCTCTTTTATTAAGTTTAATAGTAGGAATACCTGTAGGAATACTGTCAGCAACAAAGCAGTATTCAAAACTGGATTATGGATTTACTGTATTTGCATTAATTGGAATATCTATACCGTCTTTTTTCTTTGGGCTACTTTTAATTAAGATTTTTGCTATAGATTTTAAAATATTCCCTATCTCAGGCATGGTAACACCAGGTAAAGACATTGTATTTCCAGATATTGTACCAGATATATTATGGCATAGTATATTACCTGCTGTAGTACTTGGACTTGGAAGTGCAGCATCATTTATGAGATATACACGCTCAAGTATGCTTGAAGTTATAAGACAAGATTATATTCGTACAGCAAGGGCAAAGGGGTTAAGAGAAAAGGTTGTTATATATAAACATGCCTTTAGAAATGCCCTTATACCAATAATAACATTACTTGGATTTTGGGTTCCTGCATTATTTTCAGGTGCAGTAATTACAGAGCAAGTTTTTGGATGGCCAGGTATGGGGAAAATTGGAATAATGGCTGTTTTAGATAGAGATTATCCACTGATTTTAGGAGTGAACCTATTTCTGTCATTCTTAACATTAATAGGGAACTTATTAGCTGATATTTTCTATGGAGTTGCAGACCCAAGAATAAGATATGATTAA
- the opp4C gene encoding oligopeptide ABC transporter permease, with amino-acid sequence MTDEKKQDLIKNEKNDEIISPWTLALRRLKKNKLAIMSLIILSILILLAVFAPFVTPYGVNELNLESTKQPPSSKHLLGTDDVGRDVLTRLIYGGRISLSVGIVAVILEVLIGTILGGIAGYYGGKIDSIIMRLADIVMCFPFLLIAITVVSIIGPSIYNVMLVIGFLGWTGIARIVRGQILSLKEQEFMEAAEALGLSDRRKIFRHLLPNTLASVVVFATLGIAGAILTEAALSYLGMGVNPPTPSWGNMLESAKNLYVIKKQWWLWIPPGLAIFITVMSLNILGDGLRDAFDPKLKD; translated from the coding sequence ATGACTGACGAAAAAAAACAAGATTTAATTAAAAATGAAAAGAATGATGAAATTATATCCCCTTGGACTCTAGCCCTTAGAAGATTAAAGAAAAACAAATTAGCTATAATGAGTTTGATAATATTGTCAATATTAATATTATTGGCTGTTTTTGCACCATTTGTTACACCCTATGGAGTTAATGAATTAAACCTAGAGTCAACAAAACAGCCACCAAGCAGTAAGCATTTACTGGGGACTGACGATGTAGGAAGAGATGTACTTACTAGACTAATATATGGGGGAAGAATTTCTTTATCAGTTGGAATTGTTGCTGTTATATTGGAGGTTTTGATAGGTACTATTCTAGGGGGAATAGCAGGTTATTATGGAGGAAAAATAGATTCAATTATTATGAGATTAGCAGATATAGTTATGTGTTTTCCATTTTTACTAATAGCCATTACAGTCGTTTCGATTATCGGACCTAGTATATATAATGTAATGTTAGTTATAGGTTTTCTTGGATGGACAGGTATAGCTAGAATAGTTAGAGGTCAGATTTTATCATTAAAAGAACAAGAATTTATGGAAGCAGCAGAAGCATTAGGGCTTAGCGATAGAAGAAAGATATTTAGACATCTATTACCAAATACTTTAGCTTCAGTTGTGGTATTTGCAACTTTAGGAATTGCAGGAGCTATACTTACAGAAGCTGCTTTAAGTTACTTGGGAATGGGAGTAAATCCTCCTACACCTAGTTGGGGAAATATGTTAGAATCGGCTAAAAATTTATATGTAATAAAAAAACAATGGTGGCTTTGGATTCCTCCGGGATTAGCAATATTCATTACAGTTATGAGCTTAAATATTTTAGGTGATGGCCTCAGAGACGCCTTTGACCCAAAACTAAAGGATTAG